GGTGAGCCGTCGCGCCATGCCGGCGCCGAGAAATGGATAGGAAGACTTCAGCTTCGACACCTCGGCGTCGAAGGCGGTCGCAGGGAAATCGCCGCCGGGCAGCGGCGCAGTCTCAGTCCACGGCTTGCCACGCGCGCCGAGCCTGGCCTCGATCAGTTCCAGCATGGATTCGGCCAGCCGCCGGTAGGTGGTGATCTTGCCGCCGAAGGCATTGATGATCTGGGGCTGCCCGGGCTTGCCTTCCGGCTTCAGCACATAGTCGCGCGTTGCCTCCTGGGCCTTCGAGGCGCCGTCGTCGAAGAGCGGCCGCACGGCGGAATAGGTCCAGACGATGTCCTCACGCCTCACCGGCTCCGCGAAATACTCACTCGCCGCGGCGCACAGATAGTTCGTTTCCGCCTCGGTGATCTCGACCTTTCGCGGGTCGCCGTCAAAATCCCGGTCGGTCGTGCCGATCAGCGTGAAATCTTCCTCGTAGGGGATCGCGAAGATGATGCGCCCGTCAGTATTCTGGAAGAAATAGGCCCGCGGGTCATCGAACTTCCTGCGCACGACGATGTGGCTGCCCTGGACCAGGCGTACATTGTGGACGCCGCTGTTACCAACCGCCTCCGAAAGGACATGATCGACCCAGGGTCCGGCCGCATTGATGAGCAGTAGCGCCTTCACGAGCTGCGCGGAGCCATCGGGCCCCTGGAGCGTGACCAGCCAAAGCGAACCTTCGCGCCGCGCCGAGACCACCTTCGTTCGGGTGCGGATGATCGCCCCTCGGTCGGCCGCATCGCGCGCGTTGAGCACGACGAGACGCGCATCGTTCACCCACCCGTCGGAATACTCGAAAGCCTTTGTGAACAACGCCTTGAGGGGCTTTTTCGCCGCATCGCGGGTCATGTCCAGCGTGCGCGTCGGGGGCAGCAGCTTGCGGCCACCGATGTGGTCGTACAAGAAGAGGCCAAGTCGCAGCATCCACGCCGGACGCGGCCCGCCTTTGAAAAAGGGCAACACGAAACGCATCGGCCAGATGATGTGCGGCGCGTTTCGCCACAGGACCTCGCGCTCCATCAACGCTTCGCGCACCAGCCGGAACTCATAGTGCTCGAGGTAGCGCAGACCGCCATGGATAAGCTTGGTCGAACCGGAGGATGTGCCGCTCGCCAGATCGTTCATCTCGGCCAGCATGACGCTGTAACCGCGCCCAACCGCATCACGCGCGATGCCGCAGCCGTTTATGCCGCCGCCGATGACGAAAACATCATGGACCGTTTCGTTGTCCAAGGGGCTTACTCCGCACTTTCGCAGTGCAGCGCCCTGCCCACCTACTCGAAAACGCAAAGCGATTATTTCGAAGTATAAACGAATGTCAAACGAATTTCGCCCAGCCGCGGCTCTGCCTCAGCGGGCGGTTTCGATGAGTTCGACTTCCGCCTCGGCGCAGATGCTGCGGATGCCTGGCAGATCGCACCGGTCGGTTATGAAGGTATCGACCTGGGACAGATGGGCGATGCGCACGGGCGCCGTACGTTCGAATTTGGTGGAGTCCGAGACCAGGATCACGTGGCGGGCGTTTGCGATGATCGCCTGCGCAACCTTCACCTCACGGAAATCGAAGTCGAGAAGCGCCCCGTCATGGTCGATCGCGGATGCGCCGATGACCGCATAGTCCACCTTGAACTGCTTGATGAAGTCGACCGCCGCCTCACCGACGATGCCTCCGTCGGAACCGCGGACGACACCACCCGCAATCACGACCTCCATCGAAGGATACACCCGCATCCTGTTGGCAACGTTGATATTATTGGTGATGATCATCAACCCCGAATGATCTAGCAGCGCCTTGCTGACGGCCTCCGTGGTGGTGCCGATGTTGATGAACAGGGAGGCGCTGTCGGGGATGAGCCTGGCCGCCGCGGCGCCGATGGCTTCCTTCTCCATTGCAGCAATCTTGCGCCGCGCCTCGTATTCGACGTTCTCGATGCCGGACGGGAACAGCGCGCCGCCATGGATGCGGTTCAAGAGCCGCTGGTCGCACAGATCGTTGAGGTCCTTGCGGATCGTCTGCGGCGTGACGTTGAAATGGGTAGACAGATCGTCGACCAGGACACGCCCGTGATCCTTCGCCATCTGCAGAATTTCAGCGTGGCGTGGCGACAGGAACATTGGCTAGCCCTCTGACTTTCGTTTACGGGAACTATATCAATAAACGAAAGTCATTTCCACTCGGTTGAGCCAGTAACGAAATTCGCCGACTCGAACCAGACTCCCAGGAATTGCAAGGTCCGTCGGCTCAGTTCAGCGAACCGGCAATCTCGGTGATAACGTCATAGGCGAAGTCGACATCCGCCGTGGTGGTTTCGAATTGCCCGACCTGAAAGCGAATCGCGACGCGCCCGTCGACACGCGTCTGCGTGACATAGATGCGGCCGTCGGCGTTGATCTTCTCGACCAGCGAGAGATTGTGCATGTCGAGGTCGCGATCATCGCCGGCAATGTGCCGGAACGAATAGAGGGAAAGCATGGGCTCAGAGACGATCTCGAAGCCGCGCGTGGCGCGGATGCGCTCGCAGTGCCGGCGCGCCCACGAGACATGATCGCGGATCATTTTGCGCAGGCCTTCGAGCCCGTGCGCCCTAAGCAGGAACCACAGTTTCAGTGCTCGGAAGCGGCGACCGAGCGGCACTGACCATTCGGAGAAGTTGATGATGCCGTCCTTGCCGTGCGTCTTCAGGTACTCCGGCTTGATCGCAAGTGTTTTCACGAGGCTTTCGGGATCGCGCAGGAACTGGATCGAGCAGTCGAACTGCGCGCCGAGCCATTTGTGCGGGTTGAAGACGATGGAGTCGGCGCGTTCCGCGCCGTGCCAATAGTGCCTGAACTCCGGGCAGATCATCGCTGAGCCCGCCCACGCCGCGTCAACGTGAAGATAGAGACCGTTTCGCGCGGCGACATCAGCGACCGGGTTCACATCGTCTGTTCCCCCGACGCTGGTGCCGCCAATGCAGGCGATGATCCCGGCCGGGATCATGCCTGCGGCCCGATCGGCGGCTACGGCTGCTTCAAGCCTCGCGGCGTCCATCCCCCGCAACGGGCCACTCGTCGGGATCCGCACGAGGTTGTCTTCGCCTATTCCCGAAATCCAGATCGCGCGGTCGATCGAAGTGTGGACGTGTTCGGAGCAATAGACCCGCAAACGCGGCTGGCCGGCGAGGCCTGCACTGTTGCCTTTCCAGTCCAGCGCCCGTTCCCGCATGGTCAGCACCGCGGCCAGGGTCGCCGTCGAGGCCGAATCCTGGATGACGCCGGCAAAGCCGTCGGGCAGACCGAGCGCCTGCCGCATCCAGTCGACCACCCTCACCTCCAGTTCAGTGGCGGCGGGCGACGTTTGCCACAGCATGCACTGCGCGGCCATCGCGCTTACCAGGTATTCCGCGACGACGGAGACCGGGGCCGCGTTTGCCGGAAAATAGGCGAAGAAGCGAGGATGTTGCCAATGGGTCATGCCGGGCAGGATCTTCGCTTCGAAATCAGCGAAGATCGCTTCCATCGATTCCGCGCCTTCAGGGGGAGCATCCGGGATGAGCGCCGCAATGGAGCCGGGCTGGACTTGCGCACGCACAGGTCGGTCACGGACCCCGTCCCGATAGTCCACTCCCCAATCGGCCGCGCGGCGCGACCATTCCCTAAATGTGTCGCGGTCCATGCTTGTGTCCCCCTGCTTCGCTTGATTACTTCTCCGGATAATCAGGAAGCGCCGTGAAGGCGTTCCGCAACGCGTTCGACCAGGCGTCGGAAACTGTGCGGTAATACGGATCGTCCTGTGTGATCCGTCGCTTGAGGCCGACACGGAAGGTGTCGCGTTCGTAGAACATCATGTCGAGCGGCAGGCCGACGGACAGGTTCGACCGCACCGTCGAATCGAACGAAACCATCAGCAGCTTCGCCACCTCGGCAAAGTTCATGTGCCGGTCGTAGGCGCGAACGATGATGGGCTTGCCGTACTTGGTCTCGCCGATCTGGAAGAACGGGGTATCCTCGCTCGCCTCGATGAAATTGCCCTCCGGGTAGATCAGGAAGAGGCGTGGCTCGCCGCCGCGAATCTGGCCGCCGAGGATGAACGAGGCGTTGAAGTAGGACTCGGCCTTCTCCCCTTCCGGCGCCGACGACGAGATCACCTCCTTGATCGTGCTGCCGACGAGCCTGGCCGTCTGGTAGAGCGACGGCGTTTGCAGGAGCGACGGTACCCGGTCGGACGGCGCCTTGGATCGCTCATTGAGCAGACTGACCACGGATTGCGTCGTGGCGAGATTGCCCGATGTCAGCAACACGATGACGCGCTCGCCGGGCTCCTCCCAGACGTGCATCTTGCGAAACGTGGAAATGTTGTCGATTCCGGCATTCGTGCGGGTGTCGGACATGAACGCAAGGCCCTGATCAGTCTGCAGGGCGACGCAGTAGGTCATATTATGCTCAAGATCGGCGGCAACGCCGATTCCCGTTTGGCTTGTCCGTGATTACTGCTCCACGGTAATCCTCACTGCAAGGCGCTCGTCGCCTTGTCCAAGTCGAACGCCCGACAGGGGCATGGCGTCGCGATAGTCACGCCCGGTCGCGATCCTCACATAGCGCGCGTCGGGCGAGATGCCGTTGGCGACATCGAAGCCCACCCACCCGAGTTGACGAACATGCGCCTCGGCCCACGCATGGGTGGCGACCTGGTGCGTGGCGGAATCCATCATCAGGTAGCCGCTGACGTAGCGCGCTGCGAAGCCGAGATGGCGGGCTGCGGCGATGAAGACATGCGCGTGGTCCTGGCAGACGCCTGCTCCCGTCGCCACTGCATCCTCCGCGGTCGTCAGCGTGTCCGTCGCGCCGGTCTGGTAGGCCACGCGCTTACGGATGAGCGTCATCAACTCGTGCAGGCGCGCCAGTTCGTCACCCTGTGGCGCCGCTTCCGCGATCGACCGCACACCCTCGCCGATCGTGGTCAGGGCGGTGTCCGATTGGAAGAGCCACAACGGCGCGAAGCCGCGATGGGGTCCGGCCACCCCTGCCCGGTCCTCCGTTTCCACCTCGCCAGAGACCTCCACCGCAATCACATGCGGTTCGCCGCTGACGCTGAGCAGGCGGGTGTCGTTGCCGAAATGGTCCACGAAGCGGAGTTCCTCGCGAGCGCCATCGATCGCCATCGACCAGGACAGGACCGTCTGGCCCTCTCCCGTCAGCGGTACGAGACGGATGCGCTGCAAGGCGTAGGCTACCGGCGCATCGTACTGGTACTCGGTCCGGTGCGAGATTCTCAGCCGCATGGCCGGCCTTCAGTGGAATTGGTAGTCGAGCGCGATCTGGTCGCCCAACTGATTGTTGTCGCGGATGAAGTCCGAGAGGAACTCGTGCAGGCCCGCATCGATGATCTCCTTGATCGAGCCAACCCGCAACTTGGCGAAGATGCGGTCGAGCGCATCATGGCTAGGATGCCGCATGCCGTACGCCGCCGCCAGGGAATTCAGATGTTCCGAGATCATGCGGTAGCAGAACGCGAGCGAGCGGGGCATACGCCCGTTGAGGATGAGGAAGTCGGCGATGTTGGTCGGCCTGTATTCCGCCTCATAGACCCAGCGATAGGAACGGTGCGCCGAAACCGAGCGCAGGATGGACTCCCACTGGTAGTTGTCGAGTGAGGAGCCAACCCAGGAGATCGACGGCAACAGGACGTAGTATTTGACGTCGAGGATGCGCGCGGTGTTGTCGGCGCGTTCGATATAGGTGCCGATCTGGTAGAAATCGAAGATCTCGTTGCGCAGCATGGTGCTGTAGAACGAGCCGCGGATGAGGGCCGCCTCGCGCTTCACGGCGTCGAGGACGGCCGGCAATTCGCGGCCATCGATCGGCCCCTCAAGCATGCGCTCCAACGACATCCAGGCTTCATTGATCGCCTCCCACGTTTCGCGGGTCAGCGCCGTACGCACCATGCGTGCGTTGTTGCGCGCCGTTTCGACTGCCGCGAGCACGCTGGACGGGTTGTTGCCGTCGCGCAGGAGAAATCCCGCGACCGTCTCCTCGGTGTAGTTCGTGCCGTGCATCGTCTGGAACGCTACCTGGGCGCCGGCGCTGGTCACCACGGAAGACCACTCCTCCGCGGTGTTCTCGGACCGCGTCAGCGCCATGCGCAGCCCTGCGTCGACCAGACGCGCCATGTTCTCCGAGCGCTCGATGTAGCGGCTCATCCAGTAGAGGCCATTAGCGGTGCGGCCGAGCATCAGGGGCGCCCGCTGGCGAGTGAGTAGTGAATAGTGAGTAGTGAGTAGTGGACGACAGAGTTCATGATTTCTCCTGCAATCGGCGGATCGACGAACGCAGCATCTTTCCGATTTCCTTTGTCCGTTTCATCAGCTGCTTCACATCGGACTCGCCCAAGAGATTGACGCGATCTACTCTCTACTCTCCATCTAATCATCCAGCACCCACGTATCCTTCGTCCCGCCGCCCTGGGAGGAGTTGACGACCAGCGACCCCTCCTTGAGCGCTACGCGCGTCAGGCCGCCGGGCACGATCTGGATACGGTCGGAGACAAGTACGAAGGGGCGCAGGTCGACGTGGCGCGGCGCTAGCCCTTTTTCGGTGAGGATAGGACAGGTCGAAAGCGAAAGCGTCGGCTGCGCGATGTAGTTCGAGGGCTTCGCGGCGAGCTTCTTCGAAAAATCCTCGCGTTCCTTCTTCGAGGCGGCGGGTCCGACAAGCATGCCGTAGCCGCCAGAGCCGTGCACCTCCTTCACGACCAGTTCGGCAAGGTGCTCCTGGACGTATTTGAGACTGTCCGGCTCGGAGCAGCGCCATGTCGGGATGTTGCCCAGGATGGCCTTGCGGCCAGTGTAGAACTCGATGATCTCGGGCATGTAGGAATAGATCGCCTTGTCGTCGGCGATGCCCGTGCCGGGCGCATTTGCGATGGTGATGTTGCCGGCGCGGTAGACATCCATGATTCCCGGCACGCCGAGCGCGGAGTCGGACCGGAAGGTCAGCGGATCGAGGAAGGCGTCGTCGACCCGGCGATAGAGCACGTCTATCTGCCTATAGCCCTCGGTGGTGCGCATGGCGATGTGGCCGTCGATCACCCGCAGGTCCTGGCCTTCGACGAGTTCGACTCCCATCTGGTCGGCCAGGAAGGCGTGCTCGAAATAGGCGGAGTTGTAGCTGCCGGGCGTCAGGATCGCGAGCGTGGGCGGACCTTTCAGATTGGCCGGGCAGACCGCGGCCAGGGACTGGCGCAGCAGTTGCGGATAGTTCTCCACCGGACGGACCCGCACGCGCTGGAAGAGCTCCGGGAAGAGCTGGAGCATCGTCTCCCGATTCTCCAGCATGTAGGAGACGCCGGAAGGCGTGCGGGCGTTGTCCTCCAGGACGTAGAACTCGCTTTCGCTGATGCGCACGATGTCGACGCCGATGATGTGGGTATAGACGCCGCCGGGCGCGCGTACGCCGATCATCTCGGGCAAAAACGCCTCGTTTCCGGCGATGAGGTCGTGGGGCACGCGGCCCGCCTTCAGGATCTCCTGCCGATGGTAGATGTCGTCGAGAAACGCGTTCAGCGCTTGAACCCGCTGCTCGATGCCCTGCGTCAGGCGACGCCATTCCGAGCCGGACAGGATGCGTGGAACGATGTCGAAGGGGATCAGCCGCTCGGCGGCCTCTTCCTCCCCGTAGACGTTGAAGGTAATGCCGGTCCGCCGGAACACGCGTTCCGCGTCGCACATCTTGTCGGCCAGCCGCTTGGGATCCTGCCCGCTCAGCCAGCCCTCATAGGCTGCGTAAGGCTGGCGAATTCCCGCGCCGTCCGGGAGCATTTCGTTGAATGCGGCCACGCATGTCTCCCCTGCATGGCCTATTCAACGGCGCGCGGGAGCAAATGCAAGCGGATTCAATGCGCTGGGGTGTCGGGGAAAGCGCGGGCTCATCAACGTGCCCGCTTCGTCGTCAGCCTGCCTTCGGAGCGGGCAGCGACTGGCCGCGATGTGGGCAGCTCAGAAGGCGCGATAGGTGACGATCGTGTGGGTGTCCTTGATATGGGGAATCACCTGAACGCGCTGGTTGACGAAGTGGCCGATATCGATCTCGTCCTCCTCGACATAGAATTTCGCCAGCAGGTCAAAACTGCCGGCGGTCGAGTAGATCTCCGAAGCGATCTCGGCATCGGCGAGCGCGCTGGCGACCTCGTAGGACTTTCCAAGCTCGCATTTGATCTGGACGAAGAACGCTCTCATGGCCGCACCGTCGATTTGTCTTGCCGGTTTCTGGCAGACCACGCCCGCGGTTTCAAGGCGAGTGCGTCGCTTGCCCTGTCGCTGCGCCGAAATTTCGCGGCTTGGCGAAACCGGACGCGCCAAAACGGCGTATGATCGCCATAATCGGTTATCGCCGCCCCAACGGACAAGGGCATAGGATCATGCTTCGCGCCGTCATCATCTTGTTGGTCCTCTTCGCGCCACTGTTCGCCCGAGCGGGCGAAGTCGAAGTGCAGGCCGCCCAGACCACCATAGACAGCCAGATCCGCGCATTTTTGGCCGATGATGCGGATAGAGCCTACAGTTTTGCGGCGCCGAACGTGCAGCGTCTTTTCCCCACGGTCGAAACCTTCATGGGAATGGTCACGGGCGGTTACCAGCCGGTATATCATCCGCGCGACTGGTCCTTCGGCAAGGTCAAGGAGATGGACGCAGTCTCCATCATCCAGCAGGTATTCACCGTGGGCCCGGATGGGAAGGATTATGAAGCGGTCTACACACTGGAATTGCAGGCTGACGGGGTCTGGCGCATCACCGGCGTCAGTTTGCGCGCCGCGAACAGCGTGAGCATGTAGTGCGTCAGGCGGGCCGACGCGCCTCGAAGCTGATGGTGTCGTCCGTCCGTTGCGGAGCGCGACCGTACTGGTAGTTGCCGGAGGCAACGACGTCCACGAATCCCGCCGCGCCGAGAGCCATGGAGAATTCGGCCACACCCCACCAGCGCAGGCTGAACAGCTCGCGCTCCGTCTCAACCAGCCTGCCCTCGCGCCAGCGTTCGTAGCGGTGCTGGGAGACGGTGGTCTGGGCGACGAAATCCGTCTCGATCCGCTGATCGGTCAGCGTCAGCACATCAGCCTCCTCCGTGGTCCAGCTGCGAACGGCGCTGCCGGGGTCAAGGAAGCCTCCTATCGGATCGAGGTCCACCATCAGCCGCCCATTCGGGGCGAGATGGTGGTGAAACCGCCGGAGAACCGACATGGCCACGGAGAACTCGGTAATGAGCTGGAACGAACCAAGCGGAATGACGATCGCCTCGAAGCGGCGATCGTAGGAAAAGGTCTCGAACCTCTGACAGGTGAGGCTTTCGTCGAAGGCGCGCACCTTCTCGTGGCTGCGGCAATGGGCCAGCATCTCTTCTGAGGGGTCGAAGCCCTCGACGGCGAGACCGGCCTCCAGCATCGGAACCAGGAAGCGCCCATTGCCTACCGCCGGCTCGAGCACAGGTCCCTGGCAGCTGGCGAGGCGCGCCCGATAATACTCGACGTCCCCGAAGGAGCAGCCCACAGGCTTGTCCAGATTGTAGACCCAGGACGCCAAAGTCCCGTAGCGATTGTTCATGCGCCCCGCGCCCTCTTGCGTCTCGCTACCATCATGGCGGCAACCTCGAGTTCACCGCGCCTGATAGACGGGAAGGTCGCCCCTCACCCAGCCTTCGGAGATTTCCGCGGCGCGATCGGTGAAGCGGCCCGCCTCGATGGCGTCGCGCAGGTCCTGCATCAGCCTCTGGTAGTAGGCGAGGTTGTTCCAGGTGAGCAGCATGGCGCCCAGCGCCTCCTGCGATTTCACCAGGTGATGCAGGTAGGCCCGGGAATAGTCGCGGGCGGCGGGGCAATTGCTCTCCTCGTCGAGGGGGCGCGGGTCGTCGGCGTGGCGCGCGTTGCGCAAATTGATCTTGCCGCGCCGGGTGTAAGCAAGGCCGTGCCGCCCTGCCCTGGTGGGCATCACGCAGTCGAACATGTCGATGCCACGCGCCACCGATTTCACGATATCGTCCGGCGTGCCGACGCCCATCAGGTAGCGCGGCTTCTCCGTCGGCAGCTCAGGACAGGTGACGTCGAGCATGTCCAGCATCACCTGCTGCGGCTCGCCCACCGCGAGGCCGCCGACTGCATAACCCTTGAGATTCATCGACTTCAGGGCCTGCGCCGACCTCACGCGCAACGGCGTGCTGTCGCCGCCCTGCACGATGCCGAACATAGCCTTGCCCGGCTGGTCGCCGAACGCGACCTTGCAGCGCTCCGCCCAGCGCAGCGAAAGCTCCATCGCGCGCTCGATCTCGTCCGGCTTCGCCGGCAGCGCGGTGCATTCGTCGAGCTGCATCTGGATGTCGGAGTCGAGCAGACCCTGGATCTCGATCGAGCGCTCCGGCGTCATCTCATACGGCGCCCCGTCGATGTGGGAGCGAAAAGTGACGCCTTTCTCGGTCAATTTGCGCAATTTCGACAGCGACATGACCTGAAAACCGCCGGAATCCGTGAGAATCGGATGGGGCCAGCGGGCGAATTCGTGCAGTCCGCCGAGTCGGGCGACTCGTTCAGCGCCCGGACGCAGCATCAGGTGATAGGTGTTGCCGAGGATCACGTCGGAGCCCAGCGCCCGCACCTGATCGAGATACATCGCCTTGACCGTACCGCCAGTGCCGACCGGCATGAAGGCGGGGGTGCGGATCGTGCCGCGCCGCATGGTGATTTCGCCGCGCCGCGCCTTTCCGTCGGTGGCGATCAGGCGGAAGGAGAACTCGTTACTCATCACGGATCTGCTTGTGCGAATGGGCGTAGGAAATGGTCAAGGCGCATCCCTGAACAGCAGGCTGGCGTCGCCATAGGAATAGAAGCGATAGCCGTTGCCGATGGCGTGCGCGTAAACCTGCCGCATGCGGTCCAGCCCCGCAAAGGCTGAAACGAGCATGAACAGAGTCGACTTCGGCAGATGGAAATTCGTCATCAGCGCGTCGACAACACGAAAGCGATAGCCGGGCGTGATGAAGATATCGGTCGAGCCTGACCAGGCTTCCAGATGACCATCTTCGCGCGCCGCGCTCTCCAGCAACCTCAAGGAGGTCGTGCCGACGGCAACGACACGGTTGCCGCGTACCCTGGCGGTGTTGATCGCAGCAGCCGTTGCTGCCGAAACCATGCCGGTCTCGGCGTGCATCTTGTGGTCTGTCGTGTCGTCGGCCTTGACCGGGAGGAAAGTTCCGGCGCCGACATGCAGCGTCACGAAATGCCGCTCGATGCTGCGTGCATCCAATGCTGTGAACAACTCGGGCGTAAAGTGCAGGCCCGCCGTCGGGGCAGCCACCGCGCCTTCTTCGCGTGCATAGACGGTCTGGTAGTCTGCACGGTCGCGGTCGTCGTCCGGGCGCTTCGACGCGATGTAGGGCGGCAGAGGGATATGGCCGACGGCGTGCAAGGCCTCGTCCAAAAATGCGCCGGAGAGTTCGAAGCCGAGCAGCA
This portion of the Mesorhizobium shangrilense genome encodes:
- a CDS encoding transglutaminase family protein, with translation MRLRISHRTEYQYDAPVAYALQRIRLVPLTGEGQTVLSWSMAIDGAREELRFVDHFGNDTRLLSVSGEPHVIAVEVSGEVETEDRAGVAGPHRGFAPLWLFQSDTALTTIGEGVRSIAEAAPQGDELARLHELMTLIRKRVAYQTGATDTLTTAEDAVATGAGVCQDHAHVFIAAARHLGFAARYVSGYLMMDSATHQVATHAWAEAHVRQLGWVGFDVANGISPDARYVRIATGRDYRDAMPLSGVRLGQGDERLAVRITVEQ
- a CDS encoding proteasome-type protease — its product is MTYCVALQTDQGLAFMSDTRTNAGIDNISTFRKMHVWEEPGERVIVLLTSGNLATTQSVVSLLNERSKAPSDRVPSLLQTPSLYQTARLVGSTIKEVISSSAPEGEKAESYFNASFILGGQIRGGEPRLFLIYPEGNFIEASEDTPFFQIGETKYGKPIIVRAYDRHMNFAEVAKLLMVSFDSTVRSNLSVGLPLDMMFYERDTFRVGLKRRITQDDPYYRTVSDAWSNALRNAFTALPDYPEK
- a CDS encoding DUF4864 domain-containing protein translates to MIAIIGYRRPNGQGHRIMLRAVIILLVLFAPLFARAGEVEVQAAQTTIDSQIRAFLADDADRAYSFAAPNVQRLFPTVETFMGMVTGGYQPVYHPRDWSFGKVKEMDAVSIIQQVFTVGPDGKDYEAVYTLELQADGVWRITGVSLRAANSVSM
- the glpD gene encoding glycerol-3-phosphate dehydrogenase; its protein translation is MDNETVHDVFVIGGGINGCGIARDAVGRGYSVMLAEMNDLASGTSSGSTKLIHGGLRYLEHYEFRLVREALMEREVLWRNAPHIIWPMRFVLPFFKGGPRPAWMLRLGLFLYDHIGGRKLLPPTRTLDMTRDAAKKPLKALFTKAFEYSDGWVNDARLVVLNARDAADRGAIIRTRTKVVSARREGSLWLVTLQGPDGSAQLVKALLLINAAGPWVDHVLSEAVGNSGVHNVRLVQGSHIVVRRKFDDPRAYFFQNTDGRIIFAIPYEEDFTLIGTTDRDFDGDPRKVEITEAETNYLCAAASEYFAEPVRREDIVWTYSAVRPLFDDGASKAQEATRDYVLKPEGKPGQPQIINAFGGKITTYRRLAESMLELIEARLGARGKPWTETAPLPGGDFPATAFDAEVSKLKSSYPFLGAGMARRLTRLYGTRARTLLGRSGSLGDLGRHFGADLYEAEVRYLVEHEWARTADDILWRRTKRGLVLKPEEAAALADYLDQNGSDGRRAAAE
- the tgt gene encoding tRNA guanosine(34) transglycosylase Tgt, whose protein sequence is MSNEFSFRLIATDGKARRGEITMRRGTIRTPAFMPVGTGGTVKAMYLDQVRALGSDVILGNTYHLMLRPGAERVARLGGLHEFARWPHPILTDSGGFQVMSLSKLRKLTEKGVTFRSHIDGAPYEMTPERSIEIQGLLDSDIQMQLDECTALPAKPDEIERAMELSLRWAERCKVAFGDQPGKAMFGIVQGGDSTPLRVRSAQALKSMNLKGYAVGGLAVGEPQQVMLDMLDVTCPELPTEKPRYLMGVGTPDDIVKSVARGIDMFDCVMPTRAGRHGLAYTRRGKINLRNARHADDPRPLDEESNCPAARDYSRAYLHHLVKSQEALGAMLLTWNNLAYYQRLMQDLRDAIEAGRFTDRAAEISEGWVRGDLPVYQAR
- a CDS encoding Lrp/AsnC ligand binding domain-containing protein, with protein sequence MRAFFVQIKCELGKSYEVASALADAEIASEIYSTAGSFDLLAKFYVEEDEIDIGHFVNQRVQVIPHIKDTHTIVTYRAF
- a CDS encoding pyridoxal phosphate-dependent decarboxylase family protein, with protein sequence MDRDTFREWSRRAADWGVDYRDGVRDRPVRAQVQPGSIAALIPDAPPEGAESMEAIFADFEAKILPGMTHWQHPRFFAYFPANAAPVSVVAEYLVSAMAAQCMLWQTSPAATELEVRVVDWMRQALGLPDGFAGVIQDSASTATLAAVLTMRERALDWKGNSAGLAGQPRLRVYCSEHVHTSIDRAIWISGIGEDNLVRIPTSGPLRGMDAARLEAAVAADRAAGMIPAGIIACIGGTSVGGTDDVNPVADVAARNGLYLHVDAAWAGSAMICPEFRHYWHGAERADSIVFNPHKWLGAQFDCSIQFLRDPESLVKTLAIKPEYLKTHGKDGIINFSEWSVPLGRRFRALKLWFLLRAHGLEGLRKMIRDHVSWARRHCERIRATRGFEIVSEPMLSLYSFRHIAGDDRDLDMHNLSLVEKINADGRIYVTQTRVDGRVAIRFQVGQFETTTADVDFAYDVITEIAGSLN
- a CDS encoding circularly permuted type 2 ATP-grasp protein, translated to MAAFNEMLPDGAGIRQPYAAYEGWLSGQDPKRLADKMCDAERVFRRTGITFNVYGEEEAAERLIPFDIVPRILSGSEWRRLTQGIEQRVQALNAFLDDIYHRQEILKAGRVPHDLIAGNEAFLPEMIGVRAPGGVYTHIIGVDIVRISESEFYVLEDNARTPSGVSYMLENRETMLQLFPELFQRVRVRPVENYPQLLRQSLAAVCPANLKGPPTLAILTPGSYNSAYFEHAFLADQMGVELVEGQDLRVIDGHIAMRTTEGYRQIDVLYRRVDDAFLDPLTFRSDSALGVPGIMDVYRAGNITIANAPGTGIADDKAIYSYMPEIIEFYTGRKAILGNIPTWRCSEPDSLKYVQEHLAELVVKEVHGSGGYGMLVGPAASKKEREDFSKKLAAKPSNYIAQPTLSLSTCPILTEKGLAPRHVDLRPFVLVSDRIQIVPGGLTRVALKEGSLVVNSSQGGGTKDTWVLDD
- a CDS encoding DeoR/GlpR family DNA-binding transcription regulator, with the translated sequence MFLSPRHAEILQMAKDHGRVLVDDLSTHFNVTPQTIRKDLNDLCDQRLLNRIHGGALFPSGIENVEYEARRKIAAMEKEAIGAAAARLIPDSASLFINIGTTTEAVSKALLDHSGLMIITNNINVANRMRVYPSMEVVIAGGVVRGSDGGIVGEAAVDFIKQFKVDYAVIGASAIDHDGALLDFDFREVKVAQAIIANARHVILVSDSTKFERTAPVRIAHLSQVDTFITDRCDLPGIRSICAEAEVELIETAR
- a CDS encoding alpha-E domain-containing protein encodes the protein MMLGRTANGLYWMSRYIERSENMARLVDAGLRMALTRSENTAEEWSSVVTSAGAQVAFQTMHGTNYTEETVAGFLLRDGNNPSSVLAAVETARNNARMVRTALTRETWEAINEAWMSLERMLEGPIDGRELPAVLDAVKREAALIRGSFYSTMLRNEIFDFYQIGTYIERADNTARILDVKYYVLLPSISWVGSSLDNYQWESILRSVSAHRSYRWVYEAEYRPTNIADFLILNGRMPRSLAFCYRMISEHLNSLAAAYGMRHPSHDALDRIFAKLRVGSIKEIIDAGLHEFLSDFIRDNNQLGDQIALDYQFH
- a CDS encoding class I SAM-dependent methyltransferase, encoding MNNRYGTLASWVYNLDKPVGCSFGDVEYYRARLASCQGPVLEPAVGNGRFLVPMLEAGLAVEGFDPSEEMLAHCRSHEKVRAFDESLTCQRFETFSYDRRFEAIVIPLGSFQLITEFSVAMSVLRRFHHHLAPNGRLMVDLDPIGGFLDPGSAVRSWTTEEADVLTLTDQRIETDFVAQTTVSQHRYERWREGRLVETERELFSLRWWGVAEFSMALGAAGFVDVVASGNYQYGRAPQRTDDTISFEARRPA